GCGGCGACGGGCGCGATTGTCGGCTCCTTCTCGGGCAATGCCGGCTGGGGCGCGCTCGCCGGGGCGGGCATCGGCGCCGCCGGCGGCTACCTCGTCGGCCGCACGCGCGAGGCGGAGCAGCAGGCCTGGCAGCGCGGCTACCAGGCGGGCCGTTCCTCGCAATAGGCGCGCGAAAAAGGGCGGCGGAGCTTCGCCCCGCCGCCCTTCCCGTTTCGTCCTGCCTCGCGGCTCAGGCGGCCACGCGGGTCTCCGCCTGGTCGTTCGCCGCCATCGGCGTGGCCGCCACGGCGGTTGCCGTGATGTTGCCGCGGGTCAGGCCGATATCGGCCAGC
This region of Sediminicoccus rosea genomic DNA includes:
- a CDS encoding glycine zipper domain-containing protein; the protein is MRKILLVPVLALALGGCENMSDTGRLTAGGAGLGAATGAIVGSFSGNAGWGALAGAGIGAAGGYLVGRTREAEQQAWQRGYQAGRSSQ